TCAAGAAGGCTCTCCTCATGTCTATTACGGCCAACACATGCTCCCTGTCTCACTCTCTCCAGCAGAATCATACTGGACAACAATTACTAGTGTGTAGTCATTGAAgctttgtatttttgtttttgccatTCTTGTATCGAGCCTTTTAGGATGTACATAATGAGAGAATTACATGAAAATTGCAGTTCATAATTTGTAGTTCAACAGATTCCAATGAAAACAGATCCTTCACTCCTATGATTAGAGCACTTATCTTTGATGAGTGGAGAAGATTCGACTCCAGTCAACTCCTATGTCAGTTAGACCCACCATACCGCGAACTTCACCCTCTAATTGCATCCTGATAATTAACAAGCCAAGTTACAacgaaaaaatttcaaatgacgGATCCAATCAGCTCATgtttaaacaaaacaaagttGACTAAAACGTTAAAGtatttaaatcataaacaatatatatatgaatgtaTGTATGCATTTCTGTGATTCCCATATTTCAACTTTTACTCACAAACTTGAACATGACCAAACTCTCAAGGACATTCTCAGGTCCCTCatggattattttatattgCTTTTCTAACTACGTTTTGTGACCTTTTTACCCCCAGAATTCATCTTGTGTCTTAACTTGGTCAcaatttgctttttttcttaaccatttttgcctttctttctttctttttttcaaaattggaaaaaaatggaaaaaaaaaaccaaaatttaaaaGGCTATGATGATCTAAGCCAAACAGAAAATGAACTAGAATAGCACGTGTATTGTGGCAAAACTACTTTCATTAATCCAGTAAGTACAGGTTTGTGCTATATCTGTCAGCTACAAAAAAGAATTTCTGGGTTTTCTAATGCCTGATTGAAAGCTAAGGATGATGAGCAGCTTTGTCTAGTGAACGACAGAAGCAAAGCATTCTCTTGGTCCTTAGCCAAGCCTCTTCTAATTAATGAAATTACGTACTCCATCGATAGCGCATCAATTGGAAGCATGATTGGACCATCACATGGAGTCCCAAACTCTTCTTCCGATACTCTAAAGAGCTCCCTCAATACGTTGTTGCTGAGAAACGAGAGAGCAATCACGAAGCGTCTCCTATCTGTTGTATAGACAACGAAGTGACCCCTCTGTGTAACTGATGATCTATTTGCATGTGCTGAAGTGGACTTGCTGTTCGCCTGATGAAAcgaaattctctttcttccaaTTGCAGCCATCTTCTGCCACTTCCTTTGTCATTTGAATCAACTTCTTTGTGCTTATCATTTTGTTCAACTCCAAGAAATTCTCAACGGAAGAGTGAACTTGCTTTTTGTTGAATTTGACTGCTATTTCTGGTTGTGCAGAAAGTGTTAGCCTTTCCCGAGTTTTATACTGAGAGAGCTGACGAATTGGCACTCAATGCATCTCTTTCCAATGTGAAGTCACATGATAAGCAAATCCATGTGGTCATGTTGAGAAAAACTTCATAGAGTACTAAGATTTTTGGTTCAGTGGGCTCATGAGGACAAGATTGCATAACAGAAGAGAAGGATTCTCTTACTATTTAGCAAGTGAGTTTAGCTACACAATAGCGTCCAGATCAGTTTGGTTGTCAACTTGATTAATCAAATTCTCTTCGTGACTCACAAGATCAGCCACAAATTACTGAAGGTCACAGAAAAGTAGTACACTATTGGTTCCTGCCGGTTCTTGTATTATCAATACTGACAGACAAtcgaatatttatgagaaattccTGGTCACATTAGCAAGCAATACTGCTGGACCCAGAAAATTCAGAGATTTCAAGCACACAAATAGGTGATACGTTAGGTTTTCCCACCTTCTGTTGGGATGCGGGGTTGCGAGAAGACGTATTAATTAGCAGTATGAACTGATAATTTGCACCAATGCCACAAGCAAAGGTGCATATCCACACTATGCACTTGTTTAGGCTTATTGAAAGTAAAGGATGGAAGAAACAAACCATTGATTAAGGGGACAAATAGTCTAATGacagattttttttcctttgtgctTGTTTAAGCTGCTACTTGAATTTTTAGACATTTCGCCATGTTtctttaattaatatatatgcGAAATCTTAACCCCTTTGACATTACCCTGCATTGTCTTGTGAGGGGACCGCCAGCAACACATGAGAACCAAAAGCTTGGATTATCCGAGCCCTTCAGATAGTGCATCTAGTAATGCCAAGAGCCAGGAACAATCGTCAGACTCGGCAAGTATGAGCCACATACACTAAGGCATGTCTGGTGCGAGCTTTAGACATCTCGGGTCCAGCAGTAATGTACTGCACCTGCCCTAAACTTGCCAAGTCCATTCACTCACGAACCGGCAAACTGTCTGCCCAGGAAAAAACATTACATGTGAATAAAAAGGAATCTgcaattcaatttcatcattcttATGTTGGGGCAATGCTGGTGCTACGATCCTCTCGAGCAACCCCATCTTGCCGGCAGATGAATTGACGGCCTAACCGAAACAGACATCGCCATCCTTGAGAGTCTCTTGCAAGACAAGTCACATGGATCTGCATGTGACTCCCATTAATGCGGTGTCCTCCTGATGCACCACTATTTAACAGACCCCGTTAGTCCATTATCTTCAACTCAACAACTTTGGCATTTCAAAACCCTCAGGATCAGAAACAACAGtctcccatttcttcttcaTCCACATTTCAATACAGAGAAAATGATCAGCCCGAAGCACTTGGTCAAGATTGCAAGAAAATGGCAGAGAGTGGCTGCCATGAGAAGGAAAAGGATCTCATTTCCACAAGTTGATGGAGACGAGGAAGTGCTAGCTCATAGAGGACATTTCGTCGTCTACTCAATCGATGGAAAGCGATTCATGTTTCCAATTAGGTACTTGAATGACTGCATTATTCAAGAGCTGCTCAAATTATCCGAGGACGAGTTTGGCCTACCAAGCAATGGACCGATCACTTTGCCGTGCGATGCCACGTTCATTGACTACATGGTTTCAATGATCCAGCGGCGTGCCAATGCGGAAATCAAGAAGGCTCTCCTTATGTCTATTACAGCCAACACATGCTCGCTGTCTCATTCTCTCCAGCAGAATCACACTGGACAACAATTGCTAGTGTGCAGTCATTGAAgctttatatttttgtttttgccatTCTTATATTGAGCCTTTTAGGATGTACATAACGAGAGAATTGCATGAAAATTGCAGTTCATAATTTGTAGTTCAACAGATTCCAATGAAAACAGATCCTTCACTCCTATGATTAACGTACTTCTCTTTGATGAGTGGAAGATTCGATTCCAGTCAACTCCTATGTCAATTAGACCCACCATTCCGTGAACTTTACCCTCTAATTGCATCCTGCTAGACATCAACAAGCCAAGTtacaattaaagaaaattcaaatgatggaTCCAATCAGCCAatatataaacaaaaacaaagttgACTAAAACGTTGAAgtttttatttcataaacttGGCTTGCTTAGTCTGACACGCCCACCATCATATATCTACCACACACGCCACCATTTGCTCCTTCGGTGATCGTCCCCGACCTTAAATTTAATGCCGAGGACAATCGTGGCGCCAGCTCAAGGCTAGCTCGAGGTCAAACGACCTCAATTTGGTGGTCATGGCCGAGCTCTGCTAGAGAGGTTGTGCACCTCGCGGGCCTATTGCAGAGGCTCGTGGCCAGCTGCATCCCATAGTTTGAGGCCAACCTCACATAGCCTCTGCAACTGCGAGTTGCGGCCAGTCGCCGGCTCAGGCCAAGTTTGTGTGGTCTCGACGTCGCCGGCCACAAACGATATCGCCATAGATAAAGACAGGAATGCATGAAGAGTCGTTCGGGCAGCAAGTGAGAGTAAGGGTGTGGTCGTGGTGCTGCTGGGTGCGAGGATAGAGAAGGGGCATGAGATAGAGTCGGAAAGGAGTTTGTGTGTGCATGAGAGTAAATTGGTTCTtttaggtgtttttttttttgtctgaattggttcttttaggtttgggAGATGAAAAATGTAGGATTTGAATGCGAAAAGAGTATTTGATATGAAAAGCAAAATTGAGCATGATTTTTACAATTAAAAATCGCTATCAACTTGCATCGAGTAACCATCTACTTCATCAATTTGATTTTACCCACTTTCTTTGCTTGACGCGTGTGTAACACTTGGTTTTCTTAGTTCTATATTAAATATGAGTCAAAATGgcttaagaaaaaaatgaaaaaaataaatatacttgAAGAACTTCATAACAAGTAGAAATGCGTGCAACATAATCTTGTGAATTATTACTCATGgaaaagttttaagattaaaaCATTCTTCCGCTTAAGGATTCATTTATTTTACGGATTTCCTTatctttcagttttttttttttttttttctgaaaactacTTTTATTTATCATCACGAGTTCTTAGACAAAAAGCACAAAAATGGGGCATCAAAACAATGTAAatcccataaaaaaaatgggCGCTGAATTAaccaagaaaatggaagagtaTCTAAACAATGGGCCTTGGCTAACCAATAAGGCCCCATTTGTTTAAATctgtttttgttccttggaatacaaatttttgtcattttgctatggggaacaaaaaagaacaaaaacgtgtttatttacatttttattccctggaacaaattttttttttttttttttgttcctgggaatagatttggaataaaaacaagaagtagaaaaaacttgtttcctGTTCTCTAAACAATTCcaataaacactttttttcttctttttcttcttcttttttctttggccggcgacctcgtCGGAACATCACCGACCCCTAgcgaggctgagccttgcccaaccacggtgaggccaagcctcaccggggGCCAATGaacctcgccgtggctgggcaaggccgccagccctcgtcgttcggttgccggccatggctgaggtcggcgatcggccaaaaggaagaaaaaaagaagataataaaaatattaaaaattaaaataaacaaaaaaattatacaagtttatcaaacgtatttctattctttttctatttaagaacataaattttgtgcgaTTACTAAACATATtctttctattcaaaaattatttctcagaacaaaaatagttttttctatttttgttccctgcaataatttttgaacataatcgttatcaaacgctCCCTAAGCTTACCCGATTTTCTATTCTTTCACAATGGGCCACGGATATTTTCTTCAAATGGATCAGTTGGGGCTTGGGCCTCCAAAATGAGTGCTTCCACCTCCCATGGCACGCGGTCAGCTTTCAACAGGGAACCGATAATTGCTAAGTTATCAGACTCCAAGTACTGTTCCACTTCACTTCTAAATCTAAAGAACTTCAACGCCTCAACCAGCGCAAGAGCCTCAACTTGAATCGGCGAAGAAGCTtggattatttattttttatttttttttttatttttttttgtgaatctGTCAAGTAGTGCACCTGAGGCATCTCGGAGGACACCCGCAATTGCTCCCTTTATAAAGGCAGCTGCGATGGACCCATCAATGTTTATCTTGAAGGCATGGTTCTTTGGCGAGCTCCAATTGGATGGAAAGTGAGCTCGATTCATGTTAAGTTTTAAGCCTTTTGGTTTCCATTTGCCGTAGATTCTGATCATAGACTTCGCTGATGCAATTAGTGTTTCTAGGTCGGGGTTTTTTTTTGCCAAGAGGTTGTTTCTAGCTTTCCAAATGAACCAAAGGACGGTTGCAAAAAGCTAAATCTGAAATCAGTTTCCAAAATATGAGTAGATATTGACATTAGAACTAGAAACTCTGCGTTTGGGCATGGAACCTTAACGTTCATTCTTTGGTCCTTAGTGCCCAAGCCCGCAATCGTGATGCTAATGCTAGGGTCCATCAAGCCGGGTCGGTGACCTTGGTGTCGTGCTTGGGTCTCTAGCACCCAAGCCTGGGTCTATCAAGGCCAAGCTTGAGGCCTTGGTGTTTGTGTTCAATGCCCTGGCACTAGGGTTAGTTCATAAAGATCAGGTGTAGGACCTTGGTATTTGTGCTTGGATCCCTAGTGCCTAGGCTCGAGTCCACAAAGACAATGCTTAGGACATTAGTGCCTGTGCTTAACCCTATCAAGGCATAAGGGCCTTGGTGGCTAGTCATGGGTCCACAAAAGGGGGCCCAAGTCCATCGAGATCAAGATTGGGACTCTTTTGCTTGTGCATAGGTCTTTGGTATTCGGACTTGagtccatcaaggccaagcTTGGGATATGGGCCTCGAAGCCCTAGTGCCATTGCTTAGACCACCCACACTTAATCTGCGGTCTATCGAGATCGAAGCCCAAAACCTTGATGTCTATGCCTAGGTCCATTAAGGTCGGACTTGGGACACTGATGACAATGCTCTAGTCTTTGGAGCCCAGTTAACAAAGACCTAGGTTTGGTTGTTGAGGACTTGAGCATGTGCATTGGGTACTTGAGCCAACTTTGATGGAGTAGGGCTCAAGTGCAAGGGATCCGAGCCTAAGTGCTTGGGTCACGAGGGTCTCATGTTTGGCCCTTGTAGACTTGGGCCAGTGTTGGGGATTTGAGCACAAACATTGGGGCCTTAGGCCTGGTCTTTATAGACCTAGGCCAAGGTGTCAAAAAGTCGTGCATGGGCACCAATTCTTGGTTTTGGCTTATGTGGACTCTTGTTCGAGACCTAAGTGGCCTTGCTTGGGTCATCGAGATTGGATTTGAGATCTAGGTTCCATTTATCCATGGGCAAGttactaagggtgtgtttgtttatgtttctattaataaattattctgggaaacagaaatagaaaaaactaattttgtttcaggaaacaatttttgatcaaaaagacgtgtttgataaacttgtttaaataaaaaatgaataaaacacgtttggtaaatttatattctttttttgtttcttttaattttttaatatttttttctttttttctttttttcttcttttggccggttgttggcctcggccatggccgccGACCGACCGATGAGGGCCggtggcctcgccttggctaggcgagctcgagctcgccaagcctcgcccgcgccgacgaggctcggccttgccttggctaagCAAGATCGGGCTTGCCTAGATCCgacaaggccaagcctcgctaggGGCTAGTGacactcggcctcgccgggggccggcgaccctccggcgaggtcgccaaccctcgaccgtcggtcgccggccatggccgagatCGGCAAccgatcaaaaaaaaagaagaaaaaaagagagggaaaatttgtttttcaaaagtgtttatgcaacaaaaataacttttttgttttttatttctattctaattttgttcccaaaacaaaaaaactaattttgaacaaaaatgcaaacaaacacgtttttattctttttttgttcccgagaacaaagaaaagaaaatctattcatgaacaaaaaaaaaaaaacacaaacatgGAGGCCCTAAATCATTTAGGAAAATCatactaatttatttaattactaGTTCATAGTTAACAAAGCCAAATCCAACTCTCCGTTGTGCCGCACCCTCCAATCAGATTTTCATTTCTAAgcgatgaaaaatattttttttgttattatccttttttgtggaaaaaaactTTCTGAAAAGTATTTCCTGAGAACAAACCAACCGCAGAGTATTTCAACCAAAAGAACAATAGTTCTTCAAAGAGATTTGAGGAATAGGAGCCAGCTTCGCCTTGGCCTCTTGCCTCTCTGTCTCGCTGGTGCCCACAATTCTTTAGGTCACGGTCATGGATTTCGTTTCTTCGGCAAAACATCTCAGCGAATGTCCACCTCATAATCGGCTATAGCCTTATCTCCTTCTGTCCACTCTTCTCTTTCGGCTGCCGGCGAATCAaaaactccatttttttttttccttgtctgTGAAAACTTCGCATTGGACTGAAGCAGCATAGGCGAGCGAGTGGCAGGGCGAGAGGGCCATGGAAGGGCTGAAGCTGCATTCATCCGTGCGCGCCACGTCGAGCTTGTTCCCCAAGTTCGCCTTCCCCATCAGACCCACTACTCATACGGCCCATTCGACTGGTATACTCCTTGCTTTCGGAGCTCATCCCctgcttttgcttctcttttgaaCTTGCCATGATTCAGTTAGTAGTTCAGTTGATGAAAAAGGGTGATGTGAAAGCAAAGCAATCGTGGGTGATTAGCTGCAAATTTTCATGAGGGGAGAGTTTACGATGAGCCCTTCAGTTCTTTCTGGTTGTTTTGCGTGGAAGTTGTTTGCTCTTTGGCCTCGTATCATTGTCAGTTACAACGACGTGTAACCCATATACCACGTATTTCCCTATGAGCTGATTACTTCAAAGGCTGGAGCTTAAGCTCGTTGAAGAGGACATGTCATGCATCTTAATAGTCATGTTATGAGGTGGACTTCAGAAGTGATTTAAAAATGTCCTGCCTAGCTTTTAAATTAGTATTGATACTGCTACTGTAATTGCGCGTTCATTGGTGACCCGTAAATAGAACTGTTTAATTGCTGAAGGCTTCCAAAGAGAGTGTGTGCGTCGCAGACCTgggaatattattattttgagagCTGGGATTTAGCTTGAGTTGTAGTCTCTGGATATGATGGGCTCATCTGACAATGCAAGCTTTTTCTCTAGTAAAAGAGATCACCAGTCTGGCTTGAAAAAGTGGCGTGTGAAGGAACATGCTACGAACTGGACTCATTATGAAAAGGCTAAGTAGTATTGGTGGCTATTGCTATTGATGACAAAGATGATGGAATTGGGAAGTGAGGCAGAACCTGAGGCCTTtgtttctctatctctctttattccttttctctttccgtCATTTTGGCAATGTAATTCAAGCGATTGTTTCTGCTTATTAAGCTTCATTGTTGGGATTTTACGAACCATTCTATTTGTTATACAGTGCTGAAACTTACAATTTCATTTTATGTGCCTGGTTGAATTATTAAGCAACAAATAGTGATTTGAAGCTGTTTGTTGTGCAGGCCTCATTAGAAGATCTCTTTCCATCTCACCTTGTATAATATCTTGCAAATACTTTGATCTAAAGGGAGCGCACAATTCACatatcaaaagaaaaggtgCTAGATTGTATACCTCTGTTCCCAGAATTTTACCAGTGACTTTGTCTATCATTCTCCATCTTCCATATTCCACTTATTGATCATGCCTCTTTCAGCATCTGTGCAGCCAGTAACAGAGGAATTAATAGAGGAGAAATCCAACGATCTTTTAGTCAGTGGGGATTCTATACGCCGTcgatttcttgatttttatgcTTCACGTGGTCACAAAGTACTTCCAAGTGCCTCTCTGGTGCCAGATGATCCCACAGTGCTATTGACTATTGCCGGAATGCTTCAATTTAAGCCTATATTCCTTGGAAAGGCACGTCAGGCTTGAACCATTGGaatcaacaattttttatcttttcctacaGCGAAGATGTTATAGCATAATCAGTTTTACTTGAGTGACGTGCTATATGGTCTTGAAGGTTTTATTTGAGTGACCTGCTTTTTATCAGCTATAAAATTTATAGATGGATAGCTTTTCTTTTAGGCAATTATGACCCATCTTTGCAAAGATCCCTATTATTACCACTACCgcaacatacttaaatttcacgGTATCTGAAGGGGTAATGGACACTTGATAGATAatgagaagcagaagaagagtAATTCTATCACAGATCTAGAGCATTTGAATATGTATGTATGAATTTTCTTGTAGATATATTTGAAACTTaagtttcacatttttcatttgaagaaaaactaAATGTAGTTCCTGAagttcaatataatttttatacgTAAAACTGTGGGTATTGTGTGTAGGTTCCCAGACAAGTGCCATGTGCTGCAACCGCTCAAAGGTGCATACGCACAAATGACGTGGAAAATGTGGGCAGAACAGCTCGGCATCATACTTTCTTTGAGATGCTTGGAAACTTCAGTTTCGGTGATTACTTTAAGAAGGAAGCAATTAAATGGGCATGGGAACTTTCTACAGCAGAGTATGCATGAATTTTTATGTGGCTACTGGCCTCTTAAGCTTAAATAAATGTTCCTATTGAAAACCATGACTTACTGATCTGCGGCTTGGTTTCCCCTGCAGGTTAGGATTGCAAGCTGAGAGATTATGGATCAGCGtttttgaagatgatgatgaagcttTTGAGATATGGCATAAAGAGGTAGgcttttgtcaatttttttattatagcaCCTGCACCACTCCTTTCCCTTCAATGCTATTCTCTCCCTTCGACTCTATCTATACGGATGCCTTTCGAACTTCATTTGACATACTTGTCATGAATGCTTGTTTTTTGTCTGGTTTTTGTTATTCGTTGTTGCTGCTATTTGTTTTCAGTTGATACAATCATAGATGATGAATGTATCATCTATACTACTCTAATCTTCTCCAGATATGATGCTTGAAGCATTATTGTTTCTTCTAACTGCACTGTGGCAGCAACTTTGATGTTGAAAAACACATGAGGTATGCTTGCCATAAGGAATAGCAATTGAACTAAGTCACACCAGCATCTCTGCTAGAAATGCATAAGAAATGGTGATAACATTACTGTGATTTTTACCTGTTCATGATCTGTATGTATTGGCCCTGCCCCAGGTAGGCGTTCCTGCTGATCATATAAAGAGAATGGGCGAAGAGGACAACTTTTGGACCAGTGGAGTAACTGGCCCCTGTGGTCCTTGCTCTGAGATTTACTATGATTTCCATCCTGAGAGGGGAACTTTGGATACGGTACTATTCCTGGAATAACTGTTTCTCCCGAATGTCGAGGATTTGCTAACACGTCTGCATGATCCCTGCGATAGATTGCTTTTAAAGAACATTACTATTGCTGCCATGTTTCCCTaccttaaaatttttttgtcttgtgaTATTCATTTGCAGGATCTTGGAGATGATAGTCGATTTATAGAATTCTATAACTTGGTATTCATGCAATACAACAAAAAAGATGACGGGTCACTTGAACCGTTAAAGCAGAAGAACATAGATACTGGAATGGGATTGGAGCGGGTTGCTCGCATTCTTCAGAGGGTAAATAACACAGGCAACGCCACTGATAAATGTCCAACTGATCTCACCTAATTAACATGTAAATTACTTCATCtggtctaaatattttctaattgtaGCGCAAACTGCTCTTTCAGGTTCCCAGCAATTATGAGACAGACTTGATTTATCCTATAATTGAGAAGGCATCAGAATTGGCTAATGTTTCATATGGCCTTGCAGATGATCCAACAAAATTGAAGCTCAAAGTTTGTATCAGTACCACATTAAGTGCCTTTCagtcttttgaatttatttacaGGATGCTTATCATCTTGTTCTTCAAGGAGTGCTGATGATCCTCAGACATGTGTTTTTCGCAGATTATAGGGGACCATATGCGGGCAATTGTATATCTCATCTCGGATGGAGTGATCCCATCAAACATAGGAAGAGGATATGTAGTTAGGCGTCTCATTCGGAGGGTTGTACGTACTGGCAGGTTACTAGGAATAAGGGGTGATTGCAGAGAAAATCTTGAAGGGGCATTTTTGCCAGCTATAGCAGAAAAGGTTATAGATTTTGGTACTCACATCGATTCAGATGTGAAGGCTAGAGCACCCCGCATACTCGAGGagataaaaagggaagaatatCGTTTTGTCCAGACTttggagagaggagaagagttgCTGGAACAAATGATAGATGATGCATTATCAAGCACTCGTGAAAAGGGTACAGTACCATGCTTGGCAGGCGAAGATGCATTTCTATTGTATGACACGTATGGGTTTCCAGTAGAAATAACAATTGAAGTTGCTGAAGAGCATGGTGTTACGGTTGATATGAATGCTTTTGATACTGAAATGGAGAAACAAAGGCGTCGATCACAAGCTGCACACCATGCCATTAAACTTGAAGTTGGTGATGATGCTGACATCACAGCTAATATTCCTGATACTGAATTTTTAGGCTACGACACACTTTCAGCTAGGGCTGTAATTAAAAGCCTTTTAGTGAATGGGAAATCAGTTATTCAGGTTCCTGAGGGAAGTGAAGTAGAAGTCTTGCTTGATAAGACTCCATT
Above is a window of Eucalyptus grandis isolate ANBG69807.140 chromosome 9, ASM1654582v1, whole genome shotgun sequence DNA encoding:
- the LOC104419008 gene encoding alanine--tRNA ligase, chloroplastic/mitochondrial isoform X1, yielding MEGLKLHSSVRATSSLFPKFAFPIRPTTHTAHSTGLIRRSLSISPCIISCKYFDLKGAHNSHIKRKASVQPVTEELIEEKSNDLLVSGDSIRRRFLDFYASRGHKVLPSASLVPDDPTVLLTIAGMLQFKPIFLGKVPRQVPCAATAQRCIRTNDVENVGRTARHHTFFEMLGNFSFGDYFKKEAIKWAWELSTAELGLQAERLWISVFEDDDEAFEIWHKEVGVPADHIKRMGEEDNFWTSGVTGPCGPCSEIYYDFHPERGTLDTDLGDDSRFIEFYNLVFMQYNKKDDGSLEPLKQKNIDTGMGLERVARILQRVPSNYETDLIYPIIEKASELANVSYGLADDPTKLKLKIIGDHMRAIVYLISDGVIPSNIGRGYVVRRLIRRVVRTGRLLGIRGDCRENLEGAFLPAIAEKVIDFGTHIDSDVKARAPRILEEIKREEYRFVQTLERGEELLEQMIDDALSSTREKGTVPCLAGEDAFLLYDTYGFPVEITIEVAEEHGVTVDMNAFDTEMEKQRRRSQAAHHAIKLEVGDDADITANIPDTEFLGYDTLSARAVIKSLLVNGKSVIQVPEGSEVEVLLDKTPFYAESGGQIADHGLLCVSDGENQQRTVVEIMDVQKSMGNLFVHKGTIKEGVLEVGIEVEAEVDPKLRQRAKVHHTATHLLQSALKKVIGQETSQAGSLVAFDRLRFDFNFHRPLLEDEILEIERLINGWIGDAAVLQTKVMPLTEAKEAGAIAMFGEKYGEEVRVVEVPGVSMELCGGTHVSNTAEIRGFKIISEQGIASGIRRIEAVAGEAFIEYVNSRDYYMKQLCNNLKVKAEEVTTRVDNLLEELRMARNEVSLLRSKAAVYKASTIASKAVLVGSSKEIRVLVESMEDTDADSLKSAAEYLIDSLQDPAAVVLGSSPSEGKVSLVAAFTPGVVKLGIQAGKFIGPIAKLCGGGGGGRPNFAQAGGRKPENLSSALEKARSELMAILSEKGS
- the LOC104419008 gene encoding alanine--tRNA ligase, chloroplastic/mitochondrial isoform X2, producing MLQFKPIFLGKVPRQVPCAATAQRCIRTNDVENVGRTARHHTFFEMLGNFSFGDYFKKEAIKWAWELSTAELGLQAERLWISVFEDDDEAFEIWHKEVGVPADHIKRMGEEDNFWTSGVTGPCGPCSEIYYDFHPERGTLDTDLGDDSRFIEFYNLVFMQYNKKDDGSLEPLKQKNIDTGMGLERVARILQRVPSNYETDLIYPIIEKASELANVSYGLADDPTKLKLKIIGDHMRAIVYLISDGVIPSNIGRGYVVRRLIRRVVRTGRLLGIRGDCRENLEGAFLPAIAEKVIDFGTHIDSDVKARAPRILEEIKREEYRFVQTLERGEELLEQMIDDALSSTREKGTVPCLAGEDAFLLYDTYGFPVEITIEVAEEHGVTVDMNAFDTEMEKQRRRSQAAHHAIKLEVGDDADITANIPDTEFLGYDTLSARAVIKSLLVNGKSVIQVPEGSEVEVLLDKTPFYAESGGQIADHGLLCVSDGENQQRTVVEIMDVQKSMGNLFVHKGTIKEGVLEVGIEVEAEVDPKLRQRAKVHHTATHLLQSALKKVIGQETSQAGSLVAFDRLRFDFNFHRPLLEDEILEIERLINGWIGDAAVLQTKVMPLTEAKEAGAIAMFGEKYGEEVRVVEVPGVSMELCGGTHVSNTAEIRGFKIISEQGIASGIRRIEAVAGEAFIEYVNSRDYYMKQLCNNLKVKAEEVTTRVDNLLEELRMARNEVSLLRSKAAVYKASTIASKAVLVGSSKEIRVLVESMEDTDADSLKSAAEYLIDSLQDPAAVVLGSSPSEGKVSLVAAFTPGVVKLGIQAGKFIGPIAKLCGGGGGGRPNFAQAGGRKPENLSSALEKARSELMAILSEKGS